In the genome of Raphanus sativus cultivar WK10039 chromosome 4, ASM80110v3, whole genome shotgun sequence, one region contains:
- the LOC108831086 gene encoding uncharacterized protein LOC108831086 — MASTSAVASVMPLTQNRSSSAKTIAFLKPLPLKPSKASSFSVAMPSRKFQVNASNLKMEKAVSGLAAAALTVSVVIPEVAEAAGSGISPSLNNFLLSIAAGGVVLTVIIGVVVGVSNFDPVKRA; from the coding sequence ATGGCTTCTACCTCCGCTGTAGCATCGGTCATGCCACTCACCCAAAACCGATCATCTTCGGCGAAAACCATTGCTTTTCTCAAGCCACTGCCTTTGAAACCATCTAAGGCGTCCTCCTTCTCCGTAGCCATGCCTTCACGGAAGTTTCAAGTGAATGCGTCTAACCTGAAGATGGAGAAGGCTGTGAGCGGCTTAGCCGCGGCAGCTCTCACTGTTTCCGTGGTGATCCCTGAGGTGGCTGAAGCGGCAGGCTCAGGTATCTCTCCTTCTCTCAATAACTTCTTGCTTAGCATTGCTGCAGGAGGCGTGGTGCTCACGGTCATCATCGGTGTTGTTGTTGGTGTCTCCAACTTTGATCCTGTCAAGAGAgcctaa